A single Micromonospora sp. CCTCC AA 2012012 DNA region contains:
- a CDS encoding LysM peptidoglycan-binding domain-containing protein, producing the protein MAAPQRSAVRRTGQLLTGLGALVVLVGVLAGAPIALLAFAGNPLPEHLPTLAEVGTALTSRDDGQLFLRALAVVGWFGWATFAFSVLVELVAQVLRRPAPKLPGMGRQQRAAAALVGSVAVILAASPAAASAATLAAPTPAVALAAPVSTVAPTLRPVSATDSTAPPVYRVAKGDYLGDVAERYLDDFERYGEVARLNRLTDPNRIRPGQLLKLPQSASDAGARAHAAGRLVVRPSRPAPAPGTPGRAGFGAAPQGPGAVSQAPGARPGDADGAGATGQAPKGKPSPHTPAPDRTRTVAPRADDPMGPPPAMAAGASRATVDDGINRPLAISAVLAVASMVGAQIGAVLGLRRRPVVRAAGRALAIGRHRKD; encoded by the coding sequence ATGGCCGCACCGCAGCGTTCCGCCGTACGGCGGACCGGCCAGCTCCTCACCGGGCTCGGCGCTCTCGTCGTGCTCGTCGGCGTGCTGGCCGGCGCGCCGATCGCGCTCCTCGCCTTCGCCGGCAATCCGCTCCCGGAGCATCTGCCCACGCTCGCCGAGGTCGGCACCGCGCTGACCAGCCGCGACGACGGGCAGCTCTTCCTGCGCGCGCTGGCCGTGGTCGGCTGGTTCGGCTGGGCGACGTTCGCCTTCTCCGTCCTGGTGGAGCTGGTGGCGCAGGTGCTGCGCCGGCCCGCGCCGAAGCTGCCCGGGATGGGCCGCCAGCAGCGGGCCGCGGCGGCGCTGGTCGGCTCGGTCGCGGTGATCCTGGCGGCCAGCCCGGCCGCCGCGAGCGCCGCCACGCTGGCCGCCCCCACGCCGGCCGTCGCGCTGGCCGCCCCGGTCAGCACCGTCGCTCCGACGCTCCGACCCGTCTCGGCCACCGACTCGACCGCGCCGCCGGTGTACCGGGTGGCGAAGGGCGACTACCTGGGCGACGTGGCGGAACGCTACCTGGACGACTTCGAGCGCTACGGCGAGGTGGCCCGACTCAACCGGCTCACCGACCCGAACCGGATCCGCCCCGGCCAGCTGCTCAAACTGCCGCAGAGTGCCTCCGACGCGGGTGCCCGCGCACACGCCGCCGGCCGGCTGGTGGTGCGGCCGTCGCGGCCGGCCCCGGCACCGGGTACGCCGGGCCGGGCCGGGTTCGGCGCGGCACCGCAGGGTCCCGGGGCGGTGTCGCAGGCTCCGGGCGCCCGGCCGGGGGACGCCGACGGGGCGGGAGCCACCGGTCAGGCGCCGAAGGGCAAGCCATCGCCGCACACGCCCGCGCCGGACCGGACCCGTACCGTCGCGCCCCGGGCCGACGACCCGATGGGGCCGCCCCCGGCGATGGCGGCCGGCGCGTCCCGGGCCACCGTGGACGACGGGATCAACCGCCCGTTGGCGATCTCGGCGGTGCTGGCGGTGGCGAGCATGGTCGGTGCCCAGATCGGCGCCGTGCTCGGCCTGCGCCGCCGACCGGTGGTGCGCGCCGCGGGACGGGCGCTGGCCATCGGCCGGCACCGGAAGGACTGA
- a CDS encoding Rieske (2Fe-2S) protein, protein MRELLTKLEQASALDRIGDRLQRAVQATLRPQRVRDALHGVWLGHPLHPAMVQVPVGAWISAAVVDLLPGQRRAATVLVGLGTVSAVPAAVAGLNDWAALSRDQRRVGLVHAASNSVGLALYAGSLAARLNGRHGLGRALAYLGLSAASAGAYLGGHLAYKQGAQVNQSVSELHRMSDGWHSLADLATLPQRQLVTRDVDDVSVILYRHGDDVTVMLERCPHQSGPLGEGEVQEIDGHACVVCPWHGSAFRLNGGEVVHGPSGNDQQVLPTRVVDGVLQTRLP, encoded by the coding sequence GTGCGAGAACTCCTGACGAAACTCGAACAGGCATCGGCGCTGGACCGCATCGGTGACCGGTTGCAGCGCGCCGTCCAGGCCACCCTGCGACCACAGCGGGTCCGCGACGCCCTGCACGGCGTCTGGTTGGGGCACCCGCTGCACCCGGCGATGGTGCAGGTGCCGGTCGGCGCCTGGATCTCCGCCGCCGTGGTGGACCTGCTGCCCGGCCAGCGCCGGGCCGCCACCGTCCTGGTCGGACTGGGCACGGTCAGCGCCGTACCGGCCGCCGTGGCCGGGCTCAACGACTGGGCGGCCCTCTCGCGCGACCAGCGGCGGGTCGGCCTGGTGCACGCCGCCTCGAACAGCGTCGGGCTGGCGCTCTACGCCGGCTCGCTGGCCGCCCGGTTGAACGGCCGCCACGGGTTGGGCCGCGCGCTGGCCTACCTGGGTCTCTCCGCGGCGAGCGCCGGGGCGTACCTGGGTGGGCACCTGGCGTACAAGCAGGGGGCGCAGGTCAACCAGAGCGTCTCCGAGCTGCACCGGATGAGCGACGGCTGGCACTCGTTGGCCGACCTGGCCACCCTGCCGCAGCGGCAGCTCGTCACCCGCGACGTGGACGACGTGTCGGTGATCCTCTACCGGCACGGCGACGACGTCACCGTGATGCTGGAGCGCTGCCCGCACCAGAGCGGCCCGCTCGGCGAGGGCGAGGTGCAGGAGATCGACGGTCACGCCTGCGTGGTCTGCCCGTGGCACGGCAGCGCGTTCCGGCTCAACGGCGGCGAGGTGGTGCACGGACCGTCCGGCAACGACCAGCAGGTCCTGCCGACGCGCGTGGTCGACGGCGTCCTCCAGACCCGCCTGCCCTGA